The sequence CCTTAGGCACGGGCGGCCAGCCGTGCAAGTTCCAGGATTTGGACGGATCGGGAATTCGACAGAGGATGGCGCCCGGCTTGCTAGGGGGGCCTGTGGCTCCCGGAGCGGATTCCTCCGTGTTCCCGGTGAGCCTCTGAACCTATGACACCACACAAGACTTCGCGGTTGCTGACGCCCCTACTGGGAGTACGCGGCTCTGCCGCGGCGCTGTTGGCCCTGCTGTGCGCCGTATTCGCGGCGCCCCCGGCCTTCGCTGAGCCGGACTCGTTCGGCCTGGGCAATGGCCACGATGGCCCGGAGGTCATTACCGCTCCCGGCACGGTCGTGAACATCTACACGCGGTTGACGCAGCCCGCGGGCGTGAATGCGACGACCGTGACCGTCACGGACACCACGGGCTTCAACGTGGGCGACCTGGTGATGCTCTACCAGTCCACGGGCTTCACAGGGGCAGTGACCTCCGGCGCCCCGGGCCCGTTCAACTTCTCGGCGACCCCGGTAGGCAACTGGCAGTTCGTTCGGCTCACGGATGTGACGGATGAGGAGCTGACCTTCACGGGCATGCCGCTCACGACGGCGTTTACGGGCGGCAATGGTGACGTGGAGGCCATCCGGGCTTCGGCTCAGGCCATCCGGGTGCCCGAGTACACGACCGTGACCATCAACCCGGGCGCGAGCATCGTTGCCAAGCCGTGGTCCAACGACGGTGACTTCACGGACAGCCTGGGCGGCATCGTCGTCTTCCTGGCGAACGGGACGGTGACGAACAACGGCACCATTTCCGCCAGCGGCGCCGGCTTCCGAGGTGGCGAGGAGTTCAACGGGAGTGGCGACAATTGTCCGGAGACGGATCTGGACGTCGAGCATCCGCGCGGTGCCATCAAGGGCGAGAGCCTGGTTCCCACCCGCTACAAGCAGGACTTGGCATTCCCGGCCCCTGCCGGGACCTCGGGCCGGGGCAATGTTCTTCACGGCGGTGGTGGCGGTGTCTGCCACAACTCCGGCGGTGGTGGTGGTGGCAACGGCGGCGAGGGCGGTATCGGCGGCAGGACCTGGAGCGGTGATGACGAAGGAAACGCGCCCTCACGGCCCGTCGGAGGGTTGGGCGGCGGTCGGCTGACGTTCTCACCCGCGACCCGACTCCTGTTTGGTGGCGGTGGTGGCGCAGGTCACAGCAATGATGATGAGGGCGGCGGTGGCGGAAACGCCGGCGGCATCGTCTTCATTCGCGGTCAGGCCCTGGCTGGTAACGGAAGCATCACGTCGGATGGCGACCCGGGTGAGGACTCGCTGAATGATGCCGCGGGTGGCGGTGGCGCTGGCGGCACCCTCTCGCTGAACTTCACCGAAGCCCTCTCCTGTGGTGCGGGCACGCTGTCCGCCAATGGCGGCAAGGGCGGCGACAGCCATTTCGAGGAGCCGCACGGCACGGGCGGTGGCGGCGGTGGCGGCAACATCTTCCTGCAGGGCACGAGCCTCTCGTGCGGCACGTCGGTCGCGGGCGGCGTGGCGGGCCTCCAGGACACGACTGAGGCCGTGGATGGTCGGCCTTACGGCTCTGCTCCGGGCAACCCGGGTGTCATCACCCAGAACCTGCCGCCGACGGTGGCCATCACGACGCCGGCCAATGGCTCGACGGTGACGAACCCGAACGTGACGGTGACGGGCACGGCCACGAACGCCACCAGCGTCGTGGTGAGCTTCAACAATACGAACTACCCGGCGACGCTGACAGGCAACACCTGGAGCGTGGCGCTGCCCGGTCCGCTGCCCAACGGCCAGTACACGGTGACGGCGGTGTCCTCGAATGGGACGACCACGAGCACGCAGGCTTCTTCCACCTTCACGGTGCAGGCTGCCACGACGCCGACGGTGGCCATCACGACGCCGGCCAATGGCTCGACGGTGACGAACCCGAACGTGACGGTGACGGGCACGGCCACGAACGCCACCAGCGTCGTGGTGAGCTTCAACAATACGAACTACCCGGCGACGCTGACGGGCAACACCTGGAGCGTGGCGCTGCCCGGTCCGCTGCCCAATGGCCAGTACACGGTGACGGCAGTGTCCTCGGACGGGACGACCACGAGCACGCAGGCTTCTTCCACCTTCACGGTGGCGGTGCCGGCGCCGACGCCGACGGTGGCCATCACCACGCCGGCCAACGGTTCGACGGTGACGAACCCGAACGTGACGGTGACGGGCACGGCCACGAACGCGACCAGCGTGACGGTGACGTTCCAGGGCACGGACTACCCGGCGACGCTGACGGGCAACACCTGGACGGTGGACCTGCCCAGTTCGTTGCCCAACGGTCAGTACACGGTGACGGCGGTGTCCTCGAATGGGACGACCACGAGCACGCAGGCTTCTTCCACCTTCACGGTGGCGGTGCCGGCGCCGACACCGACGGTGGCCATCACGACGCCGGCCAACGGTTCGACGGTGACGAACCCGAACGTGACGGTGACGGGCACGGCCACGAATGCCACCAGCGTGACGGTGACCTTCCAGGGCACGAACTACCCGGCGACGCTGACGGGCAATACCTGGAGCGTGGCGCTGCCCGGCCCGCTGTCCAATGGCCAGTACACGGTGACGGCGGTGTCCTCGAACGGGACGACCACGAGCACGCAGGCTTCTTCCACCTTCACGGTGGCGGTGCCGACGCCGACGCCGACGGTGGCCATCACCACGCCGGCCAATGGCTCGACGGTGACGAACCCGAACGTGACGGTGACGGGCACGGCCACGAACGCGACCAGCGTGACGGTGACGTTCCAGGACACGGACTACCCGGCGACGCTGACGGGCAACACCTGGAGCGTGGCGCTGCCCGGCCCGCTGGCCAACGGCACGTACACCGTCACGGCGGTGTCCACCAACGGCACCACCAACAGCACGACCGCGACCTCTACCTTCACCGTCGACCCGGCGGGCACGGTGGACTCGGACAACGACGGCCTGACGGACGAGGAGGAGGTCGACCTGGGCACCAACCCGAACGACCCGGACTCCGACGACGACGGCATCCCCGACGGCATCGAGGTCAAGGTGGGCGGCACGGATCCGCTCGACGACGACTCGGATGACGACGGCATCCTCGACGGCAACGAGGACAAGGACCACGACGGCATCGTCGATGCCGACGAGACCGACCCGAAGAACATCGACACGGACGGCGACGGCCTGACCGACGGCGTCGAGACGGGCCTCACCGAGCCCCAGGGCGACGACACCGACCCGTCCAAGTTCGTGGCGGACAAGGACCCGTCGACCAAGACGAACCCGCTGGACGGCGACACGGATGACGACGGTCTGCTCGACGGCAACGAGGACGCCAACCACGACGGCAAGGTGGATCCGACGGAGACCGATCCGAACAACATCGACACGGACGGCGACGGCCTGACGGACGGCCTGGAGCTGGGCCTCACCCAGCCCCAGGGCGAGGACACCGACCCGACGAAGTTCGTCGCGGATCAGGACCCCGACACCAAGACGAACCCGCTCAACAAGGACACCGACGGCGGCAGCGTGCTCGACGGCATCGAGGACGCGAACCACAACGGCCGCGTGGACGTGCTGGAGACGGACCCGAACAACGCCGCGGACGACAAGGACGCGGACGGCGACGGCATCGACAACGCCACGGAGCTGGAGAAGGGGACGGATCCGTTCGACCCCGACACCGACGACGACGGCGTGCCGGACGGCATCGACGGGCTGACCGACACGGACGGGGACGGCACCATCGACGCGCTCGACCCCGACAGCGACAACGACGGCATCCTCGATGGCACCGAGCTGGGTGTCACCCTGGAGACCGCGCCCCCGGGCACGGACACGTCGTCCCCGAACTTCAAGCCGGACGCGGACCCGTCGACAAAGACGGATCCGAAGAAGGCGGACACGGACGGTGACGGCCTGAAGGACGGCGAAGAGGACGCCAACCACGACGGCCGCCGTGACGCGACGGAGACGGATCCGACGATGAAGGACACCGACCAGGGCGGCATCGATGACGGCACGGAGGTGAACGGCGGCTCCAACCCGCTCGACGCCAACGATGACTACCTGGTGGTGGGCCACGGCTGCAGCACGGGCGGCTCCGGTTCGCTGGCGCCCTTCGCGCTCATGCTGATGGCGCTGCCCCTGGTGGGCCGCCGCTTCCGCCGCGCCGGGAACCTCCTGGCGCGCGCGGGTGGGGCGCTGACCGTGTTCATCACGGCCCTGTTCGCGGGCTCCACTGCCCACGCGCAGGCCACGGCCGTGTCGCAGGCCATCGACGTGCAGCAGTACAAGCCGGGCCCGGGCATCGCGGACGTGCTCGCGGTGCACGGCGCGAAGGTGCAGCGGCACCTGGGGTGGAACGTGGGGCTGTCGGTCAACTACGCCGACAAGCCGCTCAACTTCTTCGACCCCCGCTCGGACACGTACATCACCTCCGTGGTGAAGAGTCAGGTCGGCGTGGACCTGATGGGCGCCATCGGTCTCTACGACCGGTTCGAGATCGGCGTCGTGCTGCCCATCACCATCCAGAGCTCGGAGGCTTCGCCGGGCGTGGACGCGTCCTTCTCCAACGGGGTGAGCGGGGGCGGCATCGGCGACCTGCGCCTCATCCCGAAGGCGCGCCTGCTGGACGGTGACAACTACGGCCTGTCCGTGGTGGTGCCCGTGTCGCTGCCCACCGGCGGCGCCTCGGACTTCCTCGGCGGGTCGGGCGTGTCCGTCAACCCGCGCGTGGTGGCGGAGTACGGCCGGCGCTTCCGCGTACTGGCCAACGTGGGTGTGGACATCCGCAAGGCGGAGCAGCTGCGCAACCTGAACGTCGGCAGCGCGCTGGCGTACGGGGTGGGCGCGGAGGCGCCGCTGGGTGACCTGCCGCTGGCCGTCCAGGCCTCGCTGGTGGGCGCGGTGGGCTTCAAGCAGCAGAACGAGGAGGAGCGTCCGCTGGAGCTGCTCGCGGCCCTGAAGTACCGCGGCCTCACCGGTCTGTCCGCGCAGGTGGGCGCGGGCCCGGGCCTCACCCACGGCTACGGCACGCCGACGTTCCGCGTGCTCGCGTCCGTGGGCTACAGCACCCCGGAGCGCGCCCCGGCGCAGCCCCGGCCGGTGTGCCCGGAGGGCCCGGAGGACTTCGACGGCTTCCAGGACCAGGACGGCTGCGCGGACCCGGACAACGACGGCGACGGCATCGTGGACACGCAGGACAAGTGCCCCAACGAGCCGGAGACCGTGAACGAGTTCGAGGACGCCGACGGCTGCCCCGACACGAAGCCCGCGCCGCCTCCGCCCGCACCGGTGGACTCCGACGGCGACGGCCTGATGGACCCGGACGACAAGTGCCCCAACGCGCCCGAGGACAAGGACGGCTTCCAGGACGAGGACGGCTGCCCGGACCCGGACAACGACAAGGACGGCATCCTGGACACGGCGGACAAGTGCCCGCTGGAGCCGGAGACCATCAACGGCGTGGCTGACGAGGACGGCTGCCCCGACAAGGGCAAGGTCAAGGTGCTCGTCGAGGGCGAGCGCATCCTCATCCTGGAGAAGGTCTACTTCGCCACGAACAAGGACGTCATCCTGCCGCGCTCGTTCCCCATCCTGAAGCAGGTGGCGGCCGTGCTGCGCGCCAACCCGCAGGTGGAGCTGCTGCGCGTCGAGGGACACACGGACAGCCAGGGCAGCGACGTCGCCAACCTGGACCTGTCCAAGCGCCGCGCCGCCAGCGTGAAGACGTTCCTCGTCAACGAGGGCATCGCCGCGGAGCGCCTGGAGTCCGAGGGCTACGGCGAGACGAAGCCCGTGGACACCAACAAGACGTCCGCTGGCCGTGAGAACAACCGCCGCGTGGAGTTCAACATCACGCGGATGGGCAAGGTGGAAGTGGAGAAGCCCGCCCCGTAGCACCCGCTCCAGGGAATGAAACACGGAAGGCCCGGTTCCCCCGAGGGAGCCGGGCCTTTTCGTCATCCGCGTCCCGTCCTGTCACGTCGCGCGTGCGTGGAGCGCGTGGACGACTGACCACGGCGAGTCACCGGACGCGAGTCAAGAGGGTGTTTGCATGCGCGCGATGTCCGCATGCCCACCGCCGCCACACGCGTAAGTGGGCGTCAGGACTCGGGCGCGCAGCAGGGCGCTACAGGCTGGTAGCGGAATACTTGCCAAAGCGCCCGACTTCCTGATGATTGTCGACGGTGGGTGTTTCCGCGGACGGCGCCGCGGTGCTTCCGCCACGAGGACGACATGGACCAGTTCGAGCAGAACAAGCAGGCCGCGAAGATTCGTGTCGTGGGCGCGGGCGGGGCGGGCTGCAACGCGGTCAACACGATGATTCTGTCGAAGCTCGACCGCGTCGACTTCATCGCCGCCAACACCGATGTCCAGGCGCTCGCCGCGAGCAAGGCGCCCACCCGGCTGCAGCTGGGTCAGGCCCTCACCAAGGGCCTGGGCGCGGGCGCCAACCCGGAGATGGGCCGCGAGGCCGCCCTGGAGTCGCGCGATCAGATCGCCGCGGTGCTGGAAGGCGCCGACATGGTCTTCGTCACCGCAGGCATGGGCGGTGGCACCGGCACGGGCGCCGCGCCCATCATCGCGGACATCGCCAAGAGCCTGGGCTGCCTCACGGTGGGCGTCGTCACCAAGCCGTTCCTCTTCGAGGGCAACAAGCGCCGCAAGCAGGCCGAGCAGGGCATCGTGGAGCTCAAGGCCGCGGTGGACACGCTCATCACCATCCCCAACCAGCGCCTGCTGTCGCTCTCCAACGAGCCCATGCCGCTCTTGGAGACCTTCAAGCGCGCGGACGAGGTCCTGCTCAACGCCGTGCAGGGCATCAGCGACCTCATCCAGTACCACGGCTACATCAACGTGGACTTCGCGGATGTGAAGACCATCATGAGCGACAAGGGCCTGGCGCTCATGGGCACGGGCCACGCGTGCGGCGACCGCCGCGCCATCACCGCCATGCAGCAGGCCATCTCCAGCCCGCTGCTGGAGGACGTCTCCATCGACGGCGCCACGGGCCTGCTCATCAACATCACCGGCGGCCGCGACATGACCCTGCAGGAGGTCAACGAGGCGCTGACGCTGGTGCACGACGCGGCGGACGGCGAGGCGGAGATCATCTTCGGGTCGCTCATCGACGAGCAGATCCAGGACGAGGTGAAGATCACCATCATCGCCACGGGCTTCGTGCACCGGGACGCGCCCAAGGCGCGCCCCATGGCGCAGGTGGTCCAGGTGCCGCTCGTCGGCCGTCCCTCCTCGCCGCCCATGGCCCTGTCCTCGCCGCGCGAGGAGGTGGCCAGCCTGGTGCCCGCGAAGACCACGCCGCGTCCGACCATGTCCACCGTGGAGACGCCCAAGTCCTCCATGCAGAGCGCGCGCACGGCCGTGGTGAAGGACGCGGCGCTGCCCCTGGACGAGGATCAGTTCGACATCCCCACGTTCCTGCGCCGCCAGGGCCAGACGGAGCTGCCGTAGTCAGGCAGCAGCGGGGTCGCTAGCGGGGGAGGCGGGCGACGCTCGCCGTGCCCCTGCCGGTGAGGCGGTCGCACCTGGTGAACAGTCCGTCCACCTCGTCGTAGAGCGCGTCGATGCGCTCCGACAGGCTGGGGGCGGGAAGCAGTCCGTCACCGGACAGCTCCTCCAGGCGGGTGCCGGCGCGCTGCAACAGCTGCAGGGCCTTGAGCAGCGAGCGGCCCTGCTGCGTGCCGTCCGGCGTGAAGAGGGTGCCGCCCTCGTAGAGCGTCACCAGATTGGCGCGGGTGTCCTGCTGCCGCTGGTTGAGCCGGTTCCGGTACAAGTCCAGACGGCGGGCGCGGCGGGCACCATGCAGGTCCACGACGCTGTGCGTTCCTGTCGAGGGAGGCTTCACGTCGGGCAAGGTACGCCAGGGGTTCGCAAGTCCGCAAATTTACGGGACTGTACGGACCTGTTGCGCGCCTGCCCGAACGCTTGTCAGTCAAGGGGGTGGGGGTTAGTTTGGCCGCCCTTCGTAAAGCCAGGGTGCCTGCCATGTTCCAGAAGCTGCTCATCGCCAACCGGGGTGAAATCGCGCGTCGCATCGGGGCCGTGGCCCGGAGCATGGGCGTGAAGACGGTGGCGGTGTACTCGGACGCGGACGTGAACCTGCCCTTCGTGAAGGAGGCGGACGAGGCCGTGCGCATCGGCCCCGCGCCCGCGAAGGACAGCTACCTGAGCATCCCCGCCATCCTGGAGGCCGCGAAGAAGACGGGCGCCCAGGCGGTGCACCCCGGCTACGGCTTCCTGTCGGAGAACGGCGAGTTCGCGCAGGCGTGCGCGGACGCGGGGCTCGTCTTCGTGGGTCCGCCGCCGGAGGCCATGGCGCGGATGAAGGACAAGAGCCAGGCGCGCAAGCTGGTGTCCGCCGCGGGCGTGCCGGTGGTGCCGGGCAGCGACGGCGTACTGCCGGACGTGCAGAGCGCCCTGGAGGCCGCGGAGCGCATCGGCTACCCGGTGCTGTGCAAGGCCGCCAGCGGCGGTGGCGGCATCGGCATGGCGGCGGCGAAGGACCCGGCGGAGCTGGAGAAGGTGTACCGCCAGTGCACGGACCGCGCGAAGGCCGCCTTCGGCCGCGAGGGCGTGTACCTGGAGCGCTACTTCCCGGCGCCC is a genomic window of Corallococcus macrosporus containing:
- the ftsZ gene encoding cell division protein FtsZ, whose translation is MDQFEQNKQAAKIRVVGAGGAGCNAVNTMILSKLDRVDFIAANTDVQALAASKAPTRLQLGQALTKGLGAGANPEMGREAALESRDQIAAVLEGADMVFVTAGMGGGTGTGAAPIIADIAKSLGCLTVGVVTKPFLFEGNKRRKQAEQGIVELKAAVDTLITIPNQRLLSLSNEPMPLLETFKRADEVLLNAVQGISDLIQYHGYINVDFADVKTIMSDKGLALMGTGHACGDRRAITAMQQAISSPLLEDVSIDGATGLLINITGGRDMTLQEVNEALTLVHDAADGEAEIIFGSLIDEQIQDEVKITIIATGFVHRDAPKARPMAQVVQVPLVGRPSSPPMALSSPREEVASLVPAKTTPRPTMSTVETPKSSMQSARTAVVKDAALPLDEDQFDIPTFLRRQGQTELP
- the agmC gene encoding adventurous gliding motility protein AgmC, translating into MLTPLLGVRGSAAALLALLCAVFAAPPAFAEPDSFGLGNGHDGPEVITAPGTVVNIYTRLTQPAGVNATTVTVTDTTGFNVGDLVMLYQSTGFTGAVTSGAPGPFNFSATPVGNWQFVRLTDVTDEELTFTGMPLTTAFTGGNGDVEAIRASAQAIRVPEYTTVTINPGASIVAKPWSNDGDFTDSLGGIVVFLANGTVTNNGTISASGAGFRGGEEFNGSGDNCPETDLDVEHPRGAIKGESLVPTRYKQDLAFPAPAGTSGRGNVLHGGGGGVCHNSGGGGGGNGGEGGIGGRTWSGDDEGNAPSRPVGGLGGGRLTFSPATRLLFGGGGGAGHSNDDEGGGGGNAGGIVFIRGQALAGNGSITSDGDPGEDSLNDAAGGGGAGGTLSLNFTEALSCGAGTLSANGGKGGDSHFEEPHGTGGGGGGGNIFLQGTSLSCGTSVAGGVAGLQDTTEAVDGRPYGSAPGNPGVITQNLPPTVAITTPANGSTVTNPNVTVTGTATNATSVVVSFNNTNYPATLTGNTWSVALPGPLPNGQYTVTAVSSNGTTTSTQASSTFTVQAATTPTVAITTPANGSTVTNPNVTVTGTATNATSVVVSFNNTNYPATLTGNTWSVALPGPLPNGQYTVTAVSSDGTTTSTQASSTFTVAVPAPTPTVAITTPANGSTVTNPNVTVTGTATNATSVTVTFQGTDYPATLTGNTWTVDLPSSLPNGQYTVTAVSSNGTTTSTQASSTFTVAVPAPTPTVAITTPANGSTVTNPNVTVTGTATNATSVTVTFQGTNYPATLTGNTWSVALPGPLSNGQYTVTAVSSNGTTTSTQASSTFTVAVPTPTPTVAITTPANGSTVTNPNVTVTGTATNATSVTVTFQDTDYPATLTGNTWSVALPGPLANGTYTVTAVSTNGTTNSTTATSTFTVDPAGTVDSDNDGLTDEEEVDLGTNPNDPDSDDDGIPDGIEVKVGGTDPLDDDSDDDGILDGNEDKDHDGIVDADETDPKNIDTDGDGLTDGVETGLTEPQGDDTDPSKFVADKDPSTKTNPLDGDTDDDGLLDGNEDANHDGKVDPTETDPNNIDTDGDGLTDGLELGLTQPQGEDTDPTKFVADQDPDTKTNPLNKDTDGGSVLDGIEDANHNGRVDVLETDPNNAADDKDADGDGIDNATELEKGTDPFDPDTDDDGVPDGIDGLTDTDGDGTIDALDPDSDNDGILDGTELGVTLETAPPGTDTSSPNFKPDADPSTKTDPKKADTDGDGLKDGEEDANHDGRRDATETDPTMKDTDQGGIDDGTEVNGGSNPLDANDDYLVVGHGCSTGGSGSLAPFALMLMALPLVGRRFRRAGNLLARAGGALTVFITALFAGSTAHAQATAVSQAIDVQQYKPGPGIADVLAVHGAKVQRHLGWNVGLSVNYADKPLNFFDPRSDTYITSVVKSQVGVDLMGAIGLYDRFEIGVVLPITIQSSEASPGVDASFSNGVSGGGIGDLRLIPKARLLDGDNYGLSVVVPVSLPTGGASDFLGGSGVSVNPRVVAEYGRRFRVLANVGVDIRKAEQLRNLNVGSALAYGVGAEAPLGDLPLAVQASLVGAVGFKQQNEEERPLELLAALKYRGLTGLSAQVGAGPGLTHGYGTPTFRVLASVGYSTPERAPAQPRPVCPEGPEDFDGFQDQDGCADPDNDGDGIVDTQDKCPNEPETVNEFEDADGCPDTKPAPPPPAPVDSDGDGLMDPDDKCPNAPEDKDGFQDEDGCPDPDNDKDGILDTADKCPLEPETINGVADEDGCPDKGKVKVLVEGERILILEKVYFATNKDVILPRSFPILKQVAAVLRANPQVELLRVEGHTDSQGSDVANLDLSKRRAASVKTFLVNEGIAAERLESEGYGETKPVDTNKTSAGRENNRRVEFNITRMGKVEVEKPAP